The segment AGGCCGAGCGCCGCCAGACCATGGACGAACCGGAACTCATCCCGCCGAACTTCCTCGGCCTGCCCGCGGAAACTTCCGCTTACGCGAAGGCCCGCGTCGTCGTCCTGCCGGTTCCGTTCGAGGCGACGACGTCCTACGGCGCCGGGACGCGCGGCGGACCCGATGCCATCCTCGCCGCCAGCCGACAGGTCGAAACTTTCGACCCCGACCTCGGGTGCGACCTCGCCGACGGCCCCATCCACACGCATCCGTCGGTCGCGCCCGCCCTCGGGGCGCCGGACGCGATGACGGACCGCCTGACGGCCGTGGCCGGCCGGTTGTACGCGGACGGCAAGTGGGTGCTCGCCCTCGGCGGGGAGCACTCGATCACGCTCGGCCTCGTGCGGGCCGCCGCCAAGAAGCACGGACGCCTCTCCGTCCTTCAACTGGACGCCCACGCCGACCTCCGCGACTCCTGGGAAGGGACCCCCTACAGCCACGCCTGCGTCATGCGCAGAATCGTCGAGGACGGACACCGGACGGTCCACGTCGGCATCCGGAGCGCCTGCCGAGAGGAAATCCAGTTCGCCGAGGCGCACGGCCTGCCGATCTTCTGGGCGAACAAGTTTGCCGGCTCCGATGCGCTTCTGGAGGCCGCCGACGCCCTCGAGGGCCCCGTCTATGTGACGGTGGACGTCGATGGCCTCGACCCGGGCGTCATCCGGACGACCGGCACGCCGGAGCCGGGCGGACTCGGATGGTGGGAAACGATGCGCCTCCTGGAGCGCGTTTTCTCGAAGCACCGCGTGGTGGGGGCGGACGTGGTGGAACTTTCGGCCCAGGGCGACGCGGCGAGCGATTTTGCCGCCGCCCGCCTCGCCGCCAAACTCGCCGCCTTGGCCCTCCAGTCCTCCTGAGTGTTCCAGAAAATCACGGTAACCTCTGCCCAGCCCACATGTTAGACGGAAATTACCCCAGGGGTAATTTCCGGCTCACCGCAGCCAACGCGGAGCCCGGAACGCGGAACCCCGTCTCGTCCTCCGGACATAGACCGCCGCTCTCGCCCCATCCCGACCGTAACCTCGCCCCGTCCCTTGTGTTAAAATGCTTGCGGTCAGAGCCGCTCAGAAGTGTTCCCGCGCCCCGGGGAAAGACGAGCCGTGAAACACGTTCCATCCAATCCGTGCCGGACGCTGGCGGCGGCGCTGCTCATCATGCTCGCCATGGCAGCCCCATGCGCGGCGCGCGGGACCGGCGGATTCTTGCGCGACTGGGCCGTCTGCGGGCCCCTGGAGGGGACGAAACTGGCGGTCCCCGCGCTCGCGCCCGACGCCGTCGGGTATCCCGGCCTCTATTCGCTGGGGCGGGTCTGGCTCCGGGCGAGCGCCCAAGAGGACGGCCGGGTGGACCTTCGCCGATTGTTTCCCGACCCGCCGACCGGCACGGCCCTGGCGCACACGTTCTTCCATGTGCCGGCGGACGGGACGTACGTCCTCAGGCTGGGGAGCGACGACGCGGTCCGCGCGGAGATCGACGGCTGGGTGCTTCTCGAACACGACGTGAAACGTTCCTGGCGCGCGGACGCCGAGGAGATCGTGGTCGAACTGAAGAGCGGTTGGCATCGCCTGCTCGTCCGCGTCGTGGACTACGGGGCGCAGTGGGCGTTCTCCGTCCGTGTGGCGGACGACAAGAATCGGCCCATCGAGGTCCAGCACCAGGCCGACGTGCCCGCGGCGCTCGCCGAGGAGTACCGCCTCGACGACCCTGTCACGCTGGAGCGGCGGGCCGAGGCGACGCTCTACCTGGCGGCGTGGGCCGAGCAGACGCTCACGGACCTCCAGATGCGGCGTGCGCGTCTGGAAGCGCTGCCGGAGGGGTACGCGACGTTCGGGGAATACTCGGGCGCGCGGTCGCTGGGCCTCGAGTTTTTCAAGTCGCTGGCGGCGGAGTGGGGTTATCGGCTGGGGGGCGACGGGGCAGGGGAATCGCCCGAAGCGGCCTCGGCGGCCGTCGATGCCGCCACCGGCCTGTCGGAATCGCTCGGCGCGGAGACGAGGAATCTCCTGGCCGCGATGGCCGACGCCGCGGCAGCGTGGGAAACGCTCGGCGGGGCGCGCGTGTCGGAGCGCGATGCCGCCTCCGCGGCGCTTCGCCTGGCCGACGTCCTCCAGGACACGCGGCGGCTGGCGGACCAGGTGGAGAAGGAACACGTCCTGATGGCCCGCCTCGAAAGCGACATCCGCAACTGGCGCCAGCGGGACCTGACGGTCCGCGTCCTCGACGCCGAGGGCGGGCGCGTCGAGGGGGCCGAGGTCGAGATCGTCCAGACGCAGCATGAGTTTCTGTTCGGATGCAACGCGTTCGCCCTCGGCCAATGGGGCAACGAGCGGAAGAACCGGCTGTATGAGGACGCGCTGACGCACCTCTTCAACCTGGTGACCGTGCCGCTCTACTGGTCCGCGATCGAACCCCGCCAGGGCCGCCGCGAGTTCGACACGATCGACCGGATGCTCCGATGGGCCGAGAAGAAAAACCTTTCCGTCAAGGGCGACCCGGTGCTCCTCGAGGAAACGGTCCCGCGATGGGCGGCCGAGATGGCGCCCGGCGGGGCGCGGGAGGCGGCGGAGTCGCACGTCTGCGGGCTCGTCGCGCGATACGCCGGCCGCATCGACTGGTGGGACATTTTCACCCCCGTCCAGGGGGAGATCAAAGTCGGACCGGCCGATGTGTCGGCCGACGAAGTCGTTCGCTGGGCGGCGTCGGCCGGACCGAAGGGCGGCCTCATCCTGCACGACCCGGACGCCAGGCGGCTCGCGCAGCGGGCGGCGGCGCTCCAGGCCGCCGGCCTGCCGGTCGCGGGCGTCGGCGTCCTCGCGCATCAGCACGCGGGCGCCTGGCCCGTGGACCTCGTGCGCCGGACTCTGGACGAGGCGGCGGCGGCCCGCACGCCTCGCGGCGACGCGGGGCTGCCGGTCCACGTGTCGGCCATCACGATCCTCGGCGGGCCGGACCAGGAGACCGAACAGGCCGAGGCCGTCCGGCGGTTCTACACGGAAGCGTTCGCCCGTCCCGAGGTCGCGAGCATCTCGTGGTGGGACCTGTCGGATGCCTTCGCGTGGCAGAACGCGCCGGGGGGATTGCTCCGGGCGGACCTCTCGCCGAAACCAGCCTACGAGGCCCTCGACCGCCTGATCCAGCACCTCTGGCGGACCGATGCCGCCGGAAGGACCGACGAGGAAGGACGCATCGCCGTCCGCGCTTTCTTCGGATCGTACCGCATCACCGCCCGGGCGGACCGGCGCTCCAGGACCGTCGAGGTCCGCCTCGGACGCGACGGG is part of the Planctomycetota bacterium genome and harbors:
- a CDS encoding endo-1,4-beta-xylanase, with amino-acid sequence MKHVPSNPCRTLAAALLIMLAMAAPCAARGTGGFLRDWAVCGPLEGTKLAVPALAPDAVGYPGLYSLGRVWLRASAQEDGRVDLRRLFPDPPTGTALAHTFFHVPADGTYVLRLGSDDAVRAEIDGWVLLEHDVKRSWRADAEEIVVELKSGWHRLLVRVVDYGAQWAFSVRVADDKNRPIEVQHQADVPAALAEEYRLDDPVTLERRAEATLYLAAWAEQTLTDLQMRRARLEALPEGYATFGEYSGARSLGLEFFKSLAAEWGYRLGGDGAGESPEAASAAVDAATGLSESLGAETRNLLAAMADAAAAWETLGGARVSERDAASAALRLADVLQDTRRLADQVEKEHVLMARLESDIRNWRQRDLTVRVLDAEGGRVEGAEVEIVQTQHEFLFGCNAFALGQWGNERKNRLYEDALTHLFNLVTVPLYWSAIEPRQGRREFDTIDRMLRWAEKKNLSVKGDPVLLEETVPRWAAEMAPGGAREAAESHVCGLVARYAGRIDWWDIFTPVQGEIKVGPADVSADEVVRWAASAGPKGGLILHDPDARRLAQRAAALQAAGLPVAGVGVLAHQHAGAWPVDLVRRTLDEAAAARTPRGDAGLPVHVSAITILGGPDQETEQAEAVRRFYTEAFARPEVASISWWDLSDAFAWQNAPGGLLRADLSPKPAYEALDRLIQHLWRTDAAGRTDEEGRIAVRAFFGSYRITARADRRSRTVEVRLGRDG
- the speB gene encoding agmatinase; amino-acid sequence: MDEPELIPPNFLGLPAETSAYAKARVVVLPVPFEATTSYGAGTRGGPDAILAASRQVETFDPDLGCDLADGPIHTHPSVAPALGAPDAMTDRLTAVAGRLYADGKWVLALGGEHSITLGLVRAAAKKHGRLSVLQLDAHADLRDSWEGTPYSHACVMRRIVEDGHRTVHVGIRSACREEIQFAEAHGLPIFWANKFAGSDALLEAADALEGPVYVTVDVDGLDPGVIRTTGTPEPGGLGWWETMRLLERVFSKHRVVGADVVELSAQGDAASDFAAARLAAKLAALALQSS